The following are encoded in a window of Pseudalgibacter alginicilyticus genomic DNA:
- a CDS encoding acyl-CoA dehydrogenase: MNFDLTEEHEMIRDAARDFAQNELLPGVIERDDNQHFPDKLVKKMAALGFMGVMVDPKYGGSGMDTISYVLIMEELSKIDASASVIVSVNNSLVCYGLEAYGTEKQKQNYLTKLATGECIGAFCLSEPEAGSDATSQKTTAIDKGDHYIINGTKNWITNGGRADIYLVIAQTDKDKGSHGINAFIIEKNMEGFHVGPKENKLGIRGSDTHTLQFNDVKVPKENRIGDDGFGFRFAMKTLSGGRIGIAAQALGIAQGAYELALKYSNQRKAFGKEISKHQAIAFKLADMYTEISAARHLVIKSAWDKDQGNNYDVSSAVAKLFASKVAMEHTVEAVQIHGGNGFVKDYHVERLMRDAKITQIYEGTSEIQKIVISRSILRA, encoded by the coding sequence ATGAATTTTGACCTGACTGAAGAACATGAAATGATACGAGATGCTGCTCGTGATTTTGCCCAAAATGAGTTATTACCGGGTGTTATTGAACGTGATGACAATCAACACTTCCCTGATAAATTAGTTAAAAAAATGGCCGCATTGGGCTTTATGGGAGTTATGGTTGACCCAAAGTATGGAGGTAGTGGTATGGATACCATTTCGTATGTACTAATTATGGAAGAATTATCTAAAATAGATGCTTCGGCTTCTGTTATTGTTTCAGTAAATAATTCTTTAGTATGCTATGGGCTTGAAGCCTATGGAACAGAAAAACAGAAACAAAACTATTTAACTAAATTAGCTACTGGTGAATGTATTGGTGCTTTTTGTTTAAGCGAACCCGAAGCTGGTAGTGATGCAACTTCACAAAAAACAACAGCAATAGATAAAGGCGATCATTATATTATTAATGGTACTAAGAATTGGATTACTAATGGCGGAAGAGCTGACATATATTTAGTTATTGCACAAACAGACAAAGACAAAGGCTCTCACGGCATCAATGCTTTTATAATTGAAAAAAATATGGAAGGGTTTCATGTAGGGCCAAAAGAAAATAAATTAGGCATTCGGGGAAGTGATACACACACACTTCAATTTAATGATGTAAAAGTGCCTAAAGAAAACCGTATTGGAGACGATGGGTTTGGTTTTAGATTTGCAATGAAAACACTTTCAGGAGGTCGTATTGGTATTGCTGCACAAGCTTTAGGAATAGCACAAGGTGCGTATGAATTGGCTTTAAAATATTCCAACCAACGTAAAGCGTTTGGTAAAGAAATATCTAAACATCAAGCCATAGCCTTTAAGTTAGCAGATATGTATACAGAAATTTCAGCAGCACGTCACTTAGTAATAAAATCTGCTTGGGATAAAGATCAAGGTAACAATTACGATGTATCTAGTGCCGTAGCTAAACTATTTGCTTCCAAAGTAGCCATGGAACACACCGTGGAAGCAGTTCAAATTCATGGAGGAAATGGGTTTGTCAAAGATTACCATGTAGAGCGCTTAATGCGTGATGCTAAAATAACTCAGATATATGAAGGTACTTCTGAAATACAAAAAATAGTGATATCAAGAAGTATTTTGAGAGCGTAA
- a CDS encoding anhydro-N-acetylmuramic acid kinase: MIKTNYKVVGVMSGTSLDGVDLVFATFYIDNSSKWVFDIICCETVEYTSSWRLKLSNLINNSITELKIIDEEYTKYLANIINEFILKNNIKEVDAVCSHGHTALHQPDKNMTYQIGNKPEIASLLSQLVVCDFRAQDVALGGQGAPLVPIGDKILFSDYDFCINLGGFANVSFQDNGERIAYDICPVNIVLNYYVKPLGINYDKEGLLASKGNINQTLLNQLNELGFYAENHPKSLGLEWVHKNIIPIIGSFQLEIKDILRTCIEHIAIQICSEINIKKSALVLLTGGGVYNKFLIERIKALTHHRVVIPSKNTIEFKEALIFGFLGVLKLRNEVNCLKSVTGALHNHSSGTIFYP; encoded by the coding sequence ATGATAAAGACTAATTATAAAGTTGTAGGCGTAATGTCAGGAACATCTCTGGATGGGGTAGATTTAGTGTTTGCAACATTTTATATTGATAATAGCTCCAAATGGGTTTTTGATATTATTTGCTGTGAAACGGTAGAGTACACTTCTTCGTGGCGTTTAAAACTTTCAAATTTGATAAATAATTCTATTACTGAATTAAAAATTATTGATGAAGAATACACCAAATATTTAGCAAATATCATTAATGAATTTATTCTTAAAAATAATATTAAAGAGGTAGATGCTGTTTGTTCTCATGGTCATACGGCATTACATCAGCCAGATAAAAATATGACTTATCAAATAGGTAATAAACCAGAAATTGCTTCTTTGTTGAGTCAATTAGTTGTTTGTGATTTTAGAGCACAGGACGTAGCGTTGGGAGGTCAGGGAGCTCCATTGGTACCTATTGGTGATAAAATATTATTTTCTGACTATGATTTTTGCATTAACCTTGGAGGATTTGCAAATGTTTCTTTTCAAGATAATGGAGAGCGTATTGCATACGACATTTGTCCAGTAAACATTGTATTAAACTATTATGTGAAACCTTTGGGAATTAATTATGATAAAGAAGGTTTGTTAGCATCCAAAGGAAATATTAATCAAACATTATTGAATCAATTGAATGAATTGGGTTTTTATGCTGAAAATCATCCAAAATCTTTAGGTTTGGAATGGGTTCATAAAAATATCATTCCTATAATTGGTTCTTTTCAGTTGGAGATTAAAGATATTTTAAGAACATGTATTGAGCATATAGCTATTCAAATTTGTTCTGAAATTAATATAAAAAAAAGTGCTTTAGTTTTATTAACAGGTGGTGGTGTTTATAATAAATTTTTAATAGAAAGGATTAAGGCGTTAACCCATCATAGAGTTGTTATTCCTTCTAAAAATACCATTGAATTTAAGGAAGCTTTAATTTTTGGTTTTTTAGGGGTATTAAAACTAAGAAATGAGGTTAATTGCTTAAAGTCTGTTACAGGGGCATTGCACAATCATAGTTCTGGTACTATTTTCTATCCTTAA
- a CDS encoding MotA/TolQ/ExbB proton channel family protein, whose protein sequence is MLNTLLLINQEGTELPVDGESVEKTLSIIELISSGGAAGQIIIAILFLLLVGAIYIYFERIFAIKAASNVDANFMNQIKDHVSNGKIDSAQILCAQVNSPVSRLIGKGITRIGKPLADINTAIENAGRLEIYGLEKNVSVLATISGAAPMIGFLGTVIGMILAIFELANAGGSIEMDVLAGGLYTAMTTTVAGLIVGIVAYIAYNHLVVRTDKVVYQMEAHSLEFLDHLNEPT, encoded by the coding sequence ATGTTAAATACATTATTACTTATCAATCAAGAAGGTACAGAGTTACCTGTAGATGGGGAATCTGTTGAGAAAACACTATCAATTATAGAATTAATTAGTAGTGGAGGTGCTGCTGGACAAATTATAATAGCCATTCTATTTTTATTGCTTGTTGGCGCTATTTATATCTATTTTGAACGCATTTTTGCTATAAAAGCAGCGTCTAATGTGGATGCTAATTTTATGAATCAAATTAAAGACCATGTGAGTAATGGAAAAATTGATTCGGCTCAAATACTTTGTGCTCAAGTTAATTCGCCTGTATCCAGATTAATTGGTAAAGGTATTACTCGAATAGGAAAACCCTTAGCAGATATTAATACTGCTATTGAAAACGCAGGAAGGTTGGAAATTTACGGTCTTGAAAAAAACGTGAGTGTTTTGGCAACTATTTCTGGAGCAGCTCCCATGATAGGCTTTCTTGGTACGGTAATTGGTATGATATTAGCCATATTTGAATTAGCAAATGCAGGAGGTTCTATTGAAATGGATGTTTTAGCAGGAGGTTTATACACGGCTATGACTACTACCGTTGCTGGACTGATTGTTGGTATTGTTGCTTATATAGCATATAATCATTTGGTAGTAAGAACAGATAAAGTGGTGTATCAAATGGAAGCGCATTCCTTGGAATTTTTAGACCATTTAAACGAGCCTACATAA
- a CDS encoding ExbD/TolR family protein has protein sequence MNFRGRNKVTPEFNMSSMTDIVFLLLIFFMIASTLVTTNAIDILLPKASGKTENKQSVAVSIQKDLTYYIDQKRVGESVLENELLKLLSSEEKPTIVLRAEKSVPVENVVKVMDIANRNKFKIILAVKPNN, from the coding sequence ATGAATTTTAGAGGAAGAAATAAAGTAACACCAGAATTCAATATGTCGTCTATGACGGATATTGTATTTCTGCTTCTTATATTTTTTATGATTGCTTCTACTTTAGTAACTACCAATGCGATTGATATTTTATTACCTAAAGCTAGTGGGAAAACTGAAAATAAGCAATCTGTAGCTGTAAGTATTCAAAAGGATTTAACGTATTATATTGATCAAAAACGTGTAGGTGAAAGTGTTTTGGAAAATGAATTGCTAAAGCTACTTTCTTCTGAAGAAAAGCCTACCATTGTTTTAAGAGCTGAAAAATCAGTACCCGTAGAAAATGTTGTTAAAGTAATGGACATTGCTAATAGGAATAAGTTCAAGATTATTTTGGCTGTAAAACCAAATAATTAG
- a CDS encoding bifunctional folylpolyglutamate synthase/dihydrofolate synthase: MTYQETVNWMFSQLPMYQRDGSSAFKKDLTNTLKLTEHLNFPERNFKSVHVAGTNGKGSTSHMLASVLQEAGYKVGLYTSPHLKDFRERIKINGTDVSEAFVVDFIKHNKFFLEANTLSFFEMTVGMAFDYFSKEKVDIAIVEVGLGGRLDSTNIITPEVSVITNIGFDHIQFLGNTLEAIAFEKGGIIKSNIPVVIGETQDETKSVFETLADKHYSEIIFADTKIKKEYKSDLIGSYQLKNTKTVVQTIKILRNKGFEISEDNLVNGLLQVVKNTNLKGRWQTLHENPKVICDTGHNREGLSYVMNQLLNEVFDNLHIVFGVVNDKDLSRIVDLLPKNASYYFCKPNISRGLDAELLKDYFNSLGLKGDSYNSVNEAYKTALLSANTNDFIFVGGSTFVVAEII; the protein is encoded by the coding sequence ATGACATATCAAGAAACTGTTAATTGGATGTTTTCGCAACTCCCAATGTATCAGCGAGATGGGAGTTCTGCTTTTAAAAAAGATTTAACCAATACTTTAAAGCTTACTGAACATTTAAATTTCCCAGAAAGAAACTTTAAATCAGTCCACGTAGCAGGAACCAATGGAAAAGGTTCTACAAGTCATATGTTAGCTTCTGTGTTGCAAGAAGCTGGTTATAAAGTTGGATTGTACACGTCTCCCCATTTAAAAGATTTTAGAGAGCGGATTAAAATCAATGGCACTGATGTTAGCGAGGCATTTGTAGTTGATTTTATAAAACATAACAAGTTTTTCTTAGAAGCGAACACATTGTCTTTTTTTGAAATGACCGTAGGAATGGCATTTGATTATTTTTCAAAAGAAAAAGTAGATATTGCTATTGTAGAAGTAGGGCTGGGAGGACGTTTGGATTCTACCAATATCATTACGCCTGAAGTTTCCGTTATAACCAATATAGGGTTTGATCATATACAGTTTTTAGGGAATACACTTGAAGCTATTGCTTTTGAAAAAGGAGGGATTATCAAGTCTAATATTCCCGTTGTAATTGGAGAAACTCAAGACGAAACAAAATCTGTCTTTGAAACTTTGGCAGATAAGCATTATTCTGAAATTATATTTGCAGATACAAAAATTAAAAAAGAATATAAGTCTGATTTAATAGGAAGTTATCAATTAAAAAACACCAAAACGGTTGTTCAAACGATAAAAATCCTTCGTAATAAAGGTTTTGAAATTTCAGAAGACAATTTAGTTAATGGATTATTACAGGTTGTTAAAAATACCAATTTAAAGGGGCGTTGGCAGACTTTGCATGAAAACCCTAAAGTAATTTGCGATACAGGACATAATAGAGAGGGGTTAAGCTATGTTATGAATCAGCTCTTAAATGAGGTATTTGACAACTTGCACATTGTTTTTGGAGTGGTAAATGATAAAGATTTAAGTAGGATTGTTGATTTATTACCTAAAAATGCGAGTTATTATTTTTGTAAACCAAATATTTCTCGTGGATTGGATGCTGAATTATTAAAAGACTATTTTAATAGTTTAGGGCTTAAGGGGGATAGCTATAATTCTGTAAATGAAGCCTATAAAACAGCGTTGTTAAGTGCTAATACAAATGATTTTATTTTTGTTGGAGGTAGTACGTTTGTTGTCGCAGAAATAATTTAA
- the pepE gene encoding dipeptidase PepE, producing MKNIIIASTSTIHGTAYLEYLFDELKLFYNDIDDILFIPYARPNGISHDTYTEIATKGLSKIGRKVKGLHTFQNPETAIKEAKAIFVGGGNTFVLLNELYKKNLITSLKQTIKKGIPYLGTSAGSNICGLSIKTTNDMPIVFPKSLNALGVVPFNINPHYIDVDTTLKHMGESRETRINEFHKFNTQPVIGLREGSWLKVDDGSIKLKGTLNARIFEYNKEPYEIETETELNTLK from the coding sequence ATGAAAAACATCATTATTGCTAGCACTTCAACTATTCATGGAACAGCTTATTTAGAATATCTATTTGATGAACTAAAATTGTTTTATAATGATATAGATGATATTTTGTTTATTCCCTATGCTAGGCCTAATGGTATATCACATGACACCTATACAGAAATAGCTACAAAAGGGTTGTCTAAAATTGGCAGGAAAGTAAAAGGTCTTCATACTTTTCAAAACCCTGAAACAGCTATAAAAGAAGCTAAAGCCATTTTTGTAGGAGGAGGCAATACTTTTGTTCTATTAAATGAATTATACAAAAAAAACCTAATTACAAGCTTAAAACAAACAATTAAAAAAGGCATCCCATATCTTGGAACCAGTGCAGGAAGCAATATTTGCGGGCTGAGCATAAAAACAACCAATGACATGCCAATTGTATTTCCAAAAAGTTTAAACGCTTTAGGTGTAGTTCCTTTTAACATCAATCCGCATTACATAGACGTGGACACAACCTTAAAACACATGGGGGAAAGTCGTGAAACCCGTATTAACGAGTTTCATAAATTCAACACACAACCCGTAATTGGTTTGCGAGAAGGGAGCTGGTTAAAAGTAGATGATGGTTCCATAAAACTAAAGGGTACATTAAATGCTCGAATTTTTGAGTATAACAAAGAACCTTATGAAATTGAAACTGAAACAGAGCTCAACACATTAAAATAA
- a CDS encoding DUF6702 family protein, with protein MKYLRFFIVVFFPLLAFTTVHKYYISVTEINFIQERKSVQITSRIFIDDFESLLRERYDKSITLAVNSESKTTEQYIEKYLKQKMNFKINGKEVNFDFIGKEYDRDVMICYLEITGVKSISTFEVSNAVLFDLFEDQKNIIKTKINSQQKSHILILQKDKILLSYN; from the coding sequence ATGAAGTATTTAAGGTTCTTTATAGTAGTCTTTTTTCCTCTTTTAGCTTTTACTACTGTTCATAAATACTATATTAGTGTTACTGAAATTAATTTTATCCAAGAAAGAAAGTCAGTTCAAATCACTTCTAGGATTTTTATTGATGATTTTGAAAGCCTTTTAAGAGAGCGTTATGATAAAAGTATTACATTGGCTGTAAATAGTGAATCAAAAACTACCGAACAGTATATTGAAAAATATTTAAAACAAAAGATGAATTTCAAAATAAACGGAAAAGAAGTAAATTTTGATTTTATAGGTAAAGAATATGATAGAGATGTTATGATTTGTTATCTGGAAATAACGGGCGTTAAATCGATTTCTACTTTTGAAGTTTCAAATGCTGTTTTATTCGATTTGTTTGAAGATCAAAAAAATATTATAAAAACTAAAATAAACTCTCAACAAAAAAGTCATATTCTTATTCTTCAAAAAGATAAGATTTTATTGAGTTATAATTAA
- a CDS encoding M1 family metallopeptidase, whose amino-acid sequence MKLPFYFLLMLFVSVSTYAQESTESKSGHENTNKFRQLYNEFSTPNSYRSASGAPGPAYYQQQADYKMDIVLDDENMTLSGFETITYTNNSPDELKYLWVQLDQNMRAKDSKSPLIATESMAPVNLPSKFVSEYMSEPFDGGFNIEEVNDAKGKPIMYTINQTMMRVELPENLKQGDTFSFSIKWWYNINNHVEKRGRSGYEYFPEDGNRAYVIAQFYPRMAVYNDVEGWQNSQFWGRDEFALPFGNFEVNITVPADHVLDATGELVNRKEVFSKTMMERYEIAKKSYDKPVLIVTQAEAEAAEKGFATDIKTWKFHAENVRDFGFATSRKFIWDMMAVKIGDKDVMAVSMYPKEGNPLWEDWSTKVVASTLKTYSRMTFDYPYHKAISVHAKNQGMEYPMICWNHGRPNKDGTYSDRVKYGMMGVIIHEVGHNFFPMIVNSDERQWTWMDEGLNTFLQYVAEQDFGEWYPAALSEGHTSFPSRRGPAALIVPYMGGDQDFIAPIMSKGSNTYQFGNNAYGKPATALNILRETVMGRELFDYAFKEYSNRWMFKHPTPEDFFRTMEDASAVDLDWYWRGWFYTTDWVDIGIKEVKKYYVSSKPNQYIKDYVKEKDLKMKDLVPLVYMVEEGSEEFKENMKKGTVIENSKPLKEYLMDNFSAEERVKIKTPNYFYTVTFDKPGGLVMPIIAEYTYADGTSQTITYPAEIWRLNDLEVSKVIASDKEIVSITVDPNLETADVDTSNNSWPKKDEQSAFDKFKEKAKK is encoded by the coding sequence ATGAAATTACCATTTTACTTTTTGCTAATGTTGTTTGTTTCAGTTAGTACCTATGCGCAAGAATCTACTGAAAGCAAATCAGGACATGAAAACACCAATAAATTTAGGCAATTATATAATGAGTTTTCAACTCCAAATAGTTATAGATCAGCTTCTGGAGCACCAGGCCCTGCTTACTATCAGCAACAGGCTGATTATAAAATGGACATTGTTTTAGATGATGAAAACATGACGCTTTCAGGTTTTGAAACCATAACTTATACTAATAATTCACCAGATGAGTTAAAATATCTTTGGGTGCAATTGGATCAAAACATGCGAGCTAAAGATTCGAAATCTCCTTTGATCGCAACCGAGAGTATGGCGCCAGTAAATTTGCCAAGTAAATTTGTTTCAGAATATATGTCAGAACCTTTTGATGGAGGGTTTAATATTGAAGAGGTTAATGATGCAAAAGGTAAACCTATAATGTATACTATCAACCAAACCATGATGCGCGTAGAGTTGCCTGAAAATTTAAAACAAGGCGATACGTTTTCTTTTTCAATAAAATGGTGGTATAATATTAATAATCATGTAGAAAAAAGAGGTCGTTCAGGCTATGAGTATTTCCCTGAAGATGGAAACAGAGCTTATGTTATCGCTCAATTTTATCCTAGAATGGCTGTATATAATGATGTAGAAGGCTGGCAAAACTCCCAATTTTGGGGAAGAGATGAATTTGCTTTGCCATTTGGAAACTTTGAAGTGAATATTACCGTACCAGCAGATCATGTTTTAGATGCAACAGGTGAATTAGTAAATAGAAAAGAAGTGTTTTCTAAAACGATGATGGAGCGCTATGAAATAGCAAAAAAGTCGTATGATAAACCTGTTTTAATCGTAACACAAGCTGAAGCTGAAGCTGCTGAAAAAGGATTTGCTACAGATATAAAAACATGGAAGTTCCATGCAGAAAACGTTCGTGATTTTGGTTTTGCAACTTCTCGAAAATTTATATGGGATATGATGGCTGTTAAAATTGGAGATAAAGATGTTATGGCGGTTTCCATGTATCCTAAAGAAGGGAATCCCTTGTGGGAAGATTGGTCTACAAAAGTTGTGGCAAGTACCTTAAAAACCTATTCAAGAATGACTTTTGATTATCCGTACCACAAAGCCATTTCGGTACATGCCAAAAATCAAGGTATGGAATATCCAATGATTTGTTGGAACCATGGACGGCCCAATAAAGATGGTACTTATAGTGACCGCGTTAAATATGGTATGATGGGTGTTATTATTCACGAAGTAGGGCATAATTTTTTCCCTATGATTGTGAATAGCGATGAGCGCCAATGGACATGGATGGACGAAGGTTTAAATACCTTTTTGCAATACGTTGCAGAACAGGATTTTGGGGAATGGTATCCAGCAGCGCTTTCCGAAGGACATACCTCCTTTCCTTCAAGGCGAGGGCCAGCTGCTTTAATCGTTCCTTATATGGGAGGAGATCAAGATTTTATAGCACCCATTATGAGTAAGGGATCAAACACATATCAATTTGGAAACAACGCTTATGGTAAGCCTGCAACTGCTTTAAATATTTTGCGCGAAACAGTCATGGGGCGTGAATTATTTGATTATGCTTTTAAAGAATATTCAAACAGATGGATGTTTAAGCATCCAACACCTGAGGACTTTTTTAGAACCATGGAAGATGCCTCTGCGGTAGATTTAGATTGGTATTGGCGAGGTTGGTTTTATACCACAGATTGGGTTGATATAGGTATAAAAGAAGTTAAGAAATATTATGTGTCCTCAAAACCGAATCAATATATAAAAGACTATGTTAAAGAGAAGGATTTAAAAATGAAAGATTTGGTGCCTTTGGTTTATATGGTTGAAGAGGGTAGTGAAGAGTTTAAGGAAAATATGAAAAAAGGAACTGTCATTGAAAACTCTAAACCGCTTAAGGAGTATTTAATGGATAATTTTTCTGCAGAAGAGCGTGTAAAAATAAAAACGCCTAACTATTTTTATACGGTTACCTTTGATAAGCCAGGTGGTTTAGTAATGCCTATTATTGCAGAGTATACCTATGCAGACGGTACATCTCAAACAATAACATATCCAGCTGAAATTTGGAGGCTTAATGATTTAGAAGTTAGTAAAGTTATAGCGTCAGATAAAGAAATTGTATCCATAACCGTTGATCCTAATTTAGAAACAGCCGATGTGGATACCTCTAACAATTCATGGCCTAAAAAAGATGAGCAAAGTGCTTTTGATAAATTTAAAGAAAAAGCTAAAAAGTAA
- a CDS encoding DUF6588 family protein, translating into MKKITLLLLFCFVATGMKAQSDIDALLAAGVDDAKRFSNDYLAPGTNGLMHSMNAGWFNTADAKPLGGFELSIIANASSVKDENKIFTLNVADYENIQFVSGSNTQAVSTILGENDPSIYIEVEYNDPIFGNQTETIELPSGIGSGTADLLPTAFIQGALGLSHGIELKARFVPKIDTDDVSLSLYGAGLQFEMTKWLPADKLLPVAISGLVAYTHLNGSYDLTESSGIQGENQHVENNTDTWLFQLIASTKLPVINFYGGLGYIKGKSESDLLGTYRVTNGILTSDSIVDPFSVSSEVSSVRGTVGTKLKLGFFRLNAEYHMAEFNAFSLGLNFGFR; encoded by the coding sequence ATGAAAAAAATAACCTTATTATTATTGTTTTGTTTTGTAGCTACAGGTATGAAAGCACAAAGTGATATTGATGCTTTGTTAGCAGCAGGAGTTGATGATGCTAAGCGATTTTCTAATGATTATTTAGCACCAGGAACTAACGGTCTTATGCATAGTATGAATGCAGGATGGTTTAATACGGCAGACGCTAAACCCTTAGGTGGTTTTGAGCTATCTATTATTGCTAATGCCTCATCTGTTAAAGATGAAAATAAAATATTTACTTTAAACGTAGCTGATTATGAAAATATTCAGTTTGTCTCTGGTTCTAATACTCAAGCAGTATCAACAATTTTAGGAGAGAATGACCCTTCAATTTACATAGAGGTAGAGTATAATGACCCAATTTTTGGAAATCAAACAGAAACCATAGAATTACCAAGTGGTATAGGTTCTGGAACCGCAGATTTGTTACCAACAGCTTTTATTCAAGGAGCATTAGGGCTCAGTCATGGCATTGAACTAAAGGCACGTTTTGTTCCCAAAATTGATACCGATGATGTGTCTTTAAGTTTGTATGGAGCAGGACTTCAGTTTGAAATGACCAAATGGTTGCCAGCAGATAAATTGTTACCAGTGGCTATTTCAGGATTGGTTGCTTACACCCATTTAAATGGTTCGTATGATTTGACGGAATCATCAGGTATTCAAGGTGAAAATCAGCATGTTGAAAATAATACGGATACTTGGTTATTTCAATTGATTGCTTCAACCAAATTACCTGTTATTAATTTTTATGGAGGATTAGGATATATCAAAGGGAAATCAGAATCTGATTTGTTAGGTACGTATAGAGTAACAAACGGGATATTAACCTCAGATTCTATTGTTGACCCTTTTTCAGTTTCAAGTGAAGTTTCAAGTGTGAGAGGTACTGTTGGAACAAAATTAAAGTTAGGGTTTTTTAGACTGAATGCCGAATACCATATGGCTGAATTTAATGCCTTTTCATTAGGATTAAACTTTGGATTTAGATAA
- the mdh gene encoding malate dehydrogenase, which produces MKITVVGAGAVGASCAEYIAIKDFASEVVLLDIKEGYAEGKAMDLMQTASLNGFDTKITGITNDYSKTANSDICVITSGIPRKPGMTREELIGINAGIVKAVSSSLIEHSPNTIIIVVSNPMDTMAYLVHKSTNLPKNRIIGMGGALDSARFKYRLAEALEGPISDVDGMVIGGHSDTGMIPLTRLATRAGVPVSEFLSAERLTQVLEDTKVGGATLTKLLGTSAWYAPGAAVSGLVQAIACDQKKVFPCSVLLEGEYGLNDISIGVPVIIGKNGIESIVEINLNDAEKASMKESAEGVGKVNALLEL; this is translated from the coding sequence ATGAAAATTACAGTTGTAGGTGCAGGAGCAGTAGGTGCAAGTTGCGCAGAGTATATTGCTATTAAAGATTTTGCAAGCGAAGTTGTTTTGTTAGACATTAAAGAAGGCTATGCGGAAGGTAAAGCTATGGATTTAATGCAAACCGCTTCATTAAACGGGTTTGATACAAAAATTACAGGTATTACAAATGATTACAGCAAAACTGCAAATAGTGATATTTGTGTGATTACTTCGGGGATTCCTCGTAAACCAGGAATGACTCGTGAAGAATTGATAGGGATTAATGCAGGTATTGTAAAAGCAGTATCTTCAAGTCTTATAGAGCATTCACCAAACACCATTATTATTGTTGTAAGTAATCCAATGGATACGATGGCGTATTTGGTTCACAAATCAACTAACTTACCAAAAAACAGAATTATTGGTATGGGTGGAGCTTTGGATTCAGCTCGTTTCAAATATAGATTGGCTGAAGCCTTAGAAGGTCCTATTAGTGATGTAGATGGAATGGTAATTGGCGGTCATAGTGATACTGGTATGATTCCATTAACACGTTTGGCTACAAGAGCAGGCGTGCCAGTTTCTGAATTTTTATCGGCTGAGAGATTAACTCAGGTATTAGAAGACACTAAAGTTGGTGGTGCAACACTTACTAAATTATTAGGAACGTCTGCTTGGTATGCTCCAGGTGCAGCTGTAAGTGGCTTGGTACAAGCTATTGCTTGTGATCAAAAGAAAGTATTCCCTTGTTCAGTATTACTGGAAGGAGAATATGGTTTAAATGATATTTCTATAGGAGTACCTGTTATTATTGGGAAAAATGGTATCGAAAGTATTGTTGAAATCAATCTAAATGATGCTGAAAAAGCAAGCATGAAAGAAAGTGCAGAAGGTGTTGGTAAAGTAAATGCTTTATTGGAATTATAG